The sequence CGCCATCGACCCTGAGATCCTGCTGATGGACGAGCCGTTCGCTGCCCTGGACGCCCAGACCCGCGAGGTCATGCAGGGCGAGCTGCTGAAGGTCTGGGAGCAGCGGCAGAAGACCGTCATCTTCGTGACGCACCAGATCGACGAGGCCGTGCTGCTCTCCGACCGCGTCATCGTCCTGCGGGCGCGCCCCGGGCGGGTCAAGGAGGAGGTCGCCATCGACCTGCCACGCCCACGCCACCTGAAGGACAAGCGCTCAACCGCGTTTGTCCAGTACGTCGACCACATCTGGAGTCTGATCGAGAACGAAGTGGTCCAGAGCGTCAAGGCCGGCGAAGAGTAGCGCCGAGCAACCGCGCCGCCGCCGTGCGGACGCGCTGCCCGGCGGCTGTCCGGCCCGGCAGATGTCGCTCATCCTGCGTCAATCCTCCCCACACCCTCTGTGAAAACCTCTCTCGACGGCGCATCGTTCCAGCTTCCCGTTCCAGCTTCCTCAAGGAGGTCACCGTGTCCACCGTAGCTGACCGCTCACCCCTGTTCGGCCTGCGCCTGACCCGCCGACGCTGGCTGCTCGGCGTCACGGCCACGGCCGGCGCGATGCTGGCCGCCTGCCAGTCTGCGCCGGCCGCCGCCCCCACCACCGCCCCGAAGCCGGCCGAGGCCACCAAGCCGGCGGCTGCACCTGCCGCCTCGCCGGCCGCTCCAGCGGCCAGCCCGGCTGCCGCCAGCAGCCCAGCCGCGGCAGCCCCGGCCGCAAGCCCGGCCGCCTCTCCCGCGGCTTCGCCGGCCGCCGCCGCGCCGGCCTCGGCCCCGGCCGCCGCTGCGCCTGCTGCCGCCTCGAAGCCGGCCGGCCCGCTGGCAGCGTTCAAGCTGGCGGTCAGCGGCGAGGGTGAGCTGACGAACGGCCAGCAGAAGGCGACCAACTTCAACAAGGTGCCGAACGGCATCGCCATCGAGTCGCTGATCAAGGACGGCGTCAAGGTCGAGGCCTCGTACCTGAACGAGTCAGAGGCCCCGATGCAGGCCCTGATCCAGGGCAGCGTCCAGTTCGCGCACACCGCGTTCTCGTCGGCCATCTCGGCCATCGCGAAGGGCGCGCCCGTCAAGATCATCGCCTCGACGCGCCGCCCCGAGTACGTGATGGTGGCCCTCAAGGAGATGAAGACGGCCAAGGACTACGACGGCAAGCGGGTTGCCATCCACTCGAACGTGTCCAGCGTGGCCCTGATGACCCGCCTCTACCTCAAGGACGCCCCCGAGGCCAAGCCGAACATCATCGTCGTGCCCGGCTCCCCGAACCGCATCCAGGCGATGCTCGGCGGCCAGATCGATGCCAGCGTGGTCCAGCTTGGCGACGACGACGCCATCCTGAAGGCCCAACCGGACAAGTGGGCGGTCACCTTCAACTACGCCAAGGAGATGACCGACCTGCTGGACGCCGTGCTGGTGGTCCGCGACGACTTCCTCGCCGCGAACCGCCCGACGGTCGTCGAGTTCGTGAAGCGGCTGGTGGCGGCCCACAAGCAGGTCAACTCGAACTCGGCGTTCCTGATCGAGACGGCCAAGCGCATGGAAGTCGTGATCCCCAAGAGCGCGACCCTGGAGAACCACGCGCAGCGCTACGTCGATGCTGGCGTCTGGCCGAACGACGGCGGCCTGACCGAGAAGAACCTCCAGTTCAGCATCGGGGCCTCGAAGGATCTGGGCTTCTTCACGGAGGACGTGCCCATCGCCAAGGCCAGCGACCTGACGGTGCTGAAGGACGCGCTGGCGTAACAGGGGAGCGGGGGCAGGGCGATGGCATATTCGTCTGTGTTCCCGAAACGCCGTCAAGCGAGCGGTCGGGGACTGAAGTCCTCGCCCACCATACGGCGTCGCGCTGCGGCGCATCGAAGTGTCAGACACCTCGCAGGCGCCGAATCCCGTCGCAGCGCGACGGGATTCGGCGCGTCAGCGGGTGAGGTTCTTCATTGCGCTCGCAAGCTCGCTCCATTCAGGATGACATGCATGCTGTGACCCAGCCCTACTCCGCCGGCGGCGGACGGTCCATCCCCACCCGCGCCACTTCCGCGCCTGACGCGGCCAGGATGCCCGCCCGCAGCGCCTCCCAGGCCGCCTCGCGGATCTCGGCGAAGCGCGCATCGGCGCGCGCGCGGTACTCCCAGCGCGGCTTCGGCAGATCGACCTCGAACGTCGCGGCGACGGCGCCCGGCCGGGGCCGGAACACGATCACCCGATCCGACAGGTAGACCGCCTCGTCGATGCTGTGGGTGATGAAGACGACCGTCTTGCCCACCCGCGCCAGGATCTTGAGCAGTTCGTCCTGGAGCAATTCGCGGGTCTGCGCGTCGATGGACGCGAACGGCTCGTCCATCAGCAGGATGTCGGCGTGCGTCGCCAACGCCCGCGCGATGCCGACGCGCTGCTGCATCCCGCCCGAGAGCTGATGCGGGTAGTGCCGCTCGAAGCCGGCCAGCCCGACAAGCTCCAGGTATTCCAGCGCCTGCTGCCGGCGCTCGGTCTTGCCGACGCCCTGGATCTTCAGCCCGAACTCGGCGTTCTCGACGACCGTCTTCCAGGGGAACAGGTTGAACTGCTGGAAGACCACGGCGCGCTCGCGGCCCGGGCCGGTCACGCGCTTGCCATGCACCAGCACCTGGCCGTCGTCGTAGGTGGTCAGGCCGGCCAGGATCCGCAGCGTGGTGGTCTTCCCGCAGCCGCTCGGCCCGAGGATGCTGACCAGTTCGCCGTCCGCGATGTCAAAGGTCACGCCGGCGAGCGCCTGGACCTCCTGTGCCCCCTCGCGGCTCTGGCTGACGAACGTCTTCCCGACGCCGTCGAAGCGGATCGCCGGCTCGCTCATCCGAACGCCCGCTCCGATTCCTTCCAGTGTGCGAACCGCCGCTCCAGCCGCTTGACGATCTCCGTCAGGGCGACGCCCAGCAGCCCGATCACCAGCACCACGGCGAAGACGTAGTCCGTCTTGAAGAAGTCGCCGTAGTTGACCAGCAGCTTGCCCAGCCCGGAGAGCGCCAGGAACATCTGCGCCACCACCATGCCGATGACCGCCTGCCCGATGCCGAGCCGCAGCCCCGTCATGATGAACGGCACCGCTGCCGGCAGGATCACCTCGGTGAACAACTGGCGCTCGCTGGCGCAGAACGAGCGGGCCGTATCCACCAGGTTCGCGCTGATGTCGCGGACGCCGGCGTAGCTGTTGATGATGATCGGGAAGACGCTCGACAGGAAGATGACGACCACCTGCGCCTCAAACCCGATGCCGAACCAGATCAGCAGCAGGGGAATCAAGGCTACACGCGGCGTCACGTAGAGCGCGTTGGCGTACGGCTCGAGGATCGCCTCGGCCAGCCGGCTGCGACCCATCAGGATGCCCAGCGGCACCCCGACGATGATGGCCGAGGTGAACCCGAGCGCGATGCCCAGCAGGCTGATCCGCAGCGCCACGAAGATCTGACCGTTGCGGATCATGTCCGCCAGTGCCACCAGGATGCGGCTCGGAGTCGAGAGGAAGATCGGGTTGATCTGCCGCCCGACGATCTCCCAGGCCGCCAGCACGATGACCAGCGTGACCAGCCGCGCGACCAGGAAGCCGCGCGGCCGGGAGCCAGACGCTCCGG comes from Chloroflexota bacterium and encodes:
- a CDS encoding ABC transporter substrate-binding protein, which gives rise to MSTVADRSPLFGLRLTRRRWLLGVTATAGAMLAACQSAPAAAPTTAPKPAEATKPAAAPAASPAAPAASPAAASSPAAAAPAASPAASPAASPAAAAPASAPAAAAPAAASKPAGPLAAFKLAVSGEGELTNGQQKATNFNKVPNGIAIESLIKDGVKVEASYLNESEAPMQALIQGSVQFAHTAFSSAISAIAKGAPVKIIASTRRPEYVMVALKEMKTAKDYDGKRVAIHSNVSSVALMTRLYLKDAPEAKPNIIVVPGSPNRIQAMLGGQIDASVVQLGDDDAILKAQPDKWAVTFNYAKEMTDLLDAVLVVRDDFLAANRPTVVEFVKRLVAAHKQVNSNSAFLIETAKRMEVVIPKSATLENHAQRYVDAGVWPNDGGLTEKNLQFSIGASKDLGFFTEDVPIAKASDLTVLKDALA
- a CDS encoding ABC transporter ATP-binding protein, translating into MSEPAIRFDGVGKTFVSQSREGAQEVQALAGVTFDIADGELVSILGPSGCGKTTTLRILAGLTTYDDGQVLVHGKRVTGPGRERAVVFQQFNLFPWKTVVENAEFGLKIQGVGKTERRQQALEYLELVGLAGFERHYPHQLSGGMQQRVGIARALATHADILLMDEPFASIDAQTRELLQDELLKILARVGKTVVFITHSIDEAVYLSDRVIVFRPRPGAVAATFEVDLPKPRWEYRARADARFAEIREAAWEALRAGILAASGAEVARVGMDRPPPAE
- a CDS encoding ABC transporter permease, with translation MSAAEAPSGSPAGASGSRPRGFLVARLVTLVIVLAAWEIVGRQINPIFLSTPSRILVALADMIRNGQIFVALRISLLGIALGFTSAIIVGVPLGILMGRSRLAEAILEPYANALYVTPRVALIPLLLIWFGIGFEAQVVVIFLSSVFPIIINSYAGVRDISANLVDTARSFCASERQLFTEVILPAAVPFIMTGLRLGIGQAVIGMVVAQMFLALSGLGKLLVNYGDFFKTDYVFAVVLVIGLLGVALTEIVKRLERRFAHWKESERAFG